The Negativicutes bacterium genome has a segment encoding these proteins:
- a CDS encoding NAD(P)H-hydrate dehydratase, with protein MKVITAEELKKIEQSAINDYGISELVLMENAGVEVSRIVKCQITAVENKKIIIFAGKGNNGGDAFVVARHLANQGAKIKVFILGEISEISASATVNLNILRKMNIDITTLIHERDYDKLKIAIAFADCIVDGLIGTGFNGSLKAEAEKTINLINNSGKVVISIDIPSGVSADNGKISATAVRATKTVTFSVPKLGLILYPGTSYVGELFVADIGIPRKLLELPSLKSSIFNIDDIKDFLPIRAVEAYKGSCGRVLVIAGSLGMTGAATLATAATLRAGAGMVTVGIGESLNEQLAVRLTEALILPLAQNENGSLNEDCIDEIRNNILEKKIDAVVVGPGLGRQHETQKIITELITEIDKPLVIDADGLVAISEQNISFENKKYKPVLTPHLGEFSRLIGLPIEEIQEDIIFFSKQAAKDLNCILVLKGPRTIVASPQEDIYINTNANEGMATAGAGDVLSGIIGSFIAQGLGSFEAAVAGVFVHGLAGDIVACNEGKIGMIASDIVSA; from the coding sequence ATGAAAGTTATAACAGCTGAAGAATTAAAAAAAATTGAGCAAAGTGCAATCAATGATTATGGCATTAGTGAATTGGTTTTAATGGAAAATGCCGGTGTTGAAGTTAGTAGAATTGTAAAATGTCAGATTACTGCAGTTGAGAATAAAAAAATTATTATTTTTGCCGGTAAAGGAAATAATGGTGGTGATGCGTTTGTAGTGGCAAGGCATTTGGCTAATCAAGGGGCAAAAATAAAAGTTTTTATTTTAGGAGAAATTTCTGAAATTTCAGCATCAGCGACTGTTAATTTAAATATATTGCGAAAAATGAATATTGATATTACGACCTTAATACATGAACGTGATTATGATAAGTTGAAAATAGCGATTGCTTTTGCTGATTGTATTGTTGATGGTTTAATTGGTACTGGGTTTAATGGCAGTTTAAAAGCTGAGGCCGAAAAAACAATAAATTTAATCAATAATAGTGGCAAAGTTGTAATTTCAATTGATATTCCTAGTGGTGTTAGTGCCGATAATGGTAAAATTTCAGCTACGGCAGTTAGAGCGACTAAGACGGTAACTTTTTCTGTGCCCAAATTAGGATTAATCTTATATCCCGGCACTAGTTATGTGGGAGAACTGTTTGTTGCTGATATTGGCATACCAAGAAAATTATTAGAACTGCCAAGTTTAAAGAGCAGTATTTTTAATATTGATGATATTAAAGATTTTTTGCCAATTAGGGCGGTGGAAGCATATAAAGGTAGTTGTGGCAGAGTTTTAGTAATTGCGGGATCGCTTGGAATGACTGGCGCTGCTACACTGGCCACTGCGGCAACATTAAGAGCTGGTGCGGGGATGGTTACGGTAGGCATTGGCGAGAGTTTAAATGAGCAATTGGCAGTAAGGCTGACGGAAGCACTAATATTGCCACTAGCACAAAATGAAAATGGTAGTTTAAATGAAGACTGTATTGATGAAATAAGAAACAATATTTTAGAGAAAAAAATTGATGCAGTAGTTGTTGGTCCTGGTCTAGGGCGCCAACATGAAACTCAAAAAATTATAACAGAGTTAATCACTGAAATTGATAAACCATTAGTGATTGATGCTGATGGATTAGTTGCTATTAGTGAGCAAAATATATCATTTGAGAATAAAAAATATAAACCAGTATTAACTCCTCATCTTGGTGAGTTTTCAAGATTAATTGGACTCCCTATTGAGGAAATACAAGAAGATATTATTTTCTTTAGTAAACAAGCAGCTAAAGATTTAAATTGCATTTTAGTTTTAAAAGGACCAAGAACGATAGTGGCATCGCCACAAGAAGATATATATATCAATACCAATGCCAATGAAGGGATGGCCACAGCAGGAGCGGGCGATGTCCTTAGTGGAATAATTGGAAGTTTTATCGCTCAAGGCTTGGGGAGTTTTGAGGCAGCAGTGGCTGGCGTTTTTGTTCATGGATTGGCAGGCGATATTGTAGCGTGCAATGAGGGGAAAATTGGTATGATTGCTTCTGATATTGTTAGTGC
- the acpS gene encoding holo-ACP synthase, with product MIKGLGIDIIEIGRIKKAIENENFLARVFTVKEIAYCEAKKAQKAPSYAARFAGKEAVLKAFGTGLREGKLREIEIINDELGCPQVFLTGFFAELAKRKNITSIYITLSHTKENAIAQVVFGGE from the coding sequence GTGATAAAAGGTTTGGGTATTGATATTATTGAAATAGGAAGAATAAAAAAAGCCATAGAGAATGAAAATTTTTTGGCAAGGGTTTTTACGGTGAAGGAGATTGCTTATTGCGAAGCAAAAAAAGCTCAAAAAGCGCCCTCTTATGCGGCTAGATTTGCCGGCAAGGAAGCTGTTTTAAAAGCCTTTGGTACTGGGCTGAGAGAAGGAAAGTTAAGAGAAATTGAGATTATTAATGATGAGCTTGGTTGTCCGCAGGTTTTTTTAACGGGGTTTTTTGCAGAATTGGCGAAAAGAAAAAATATAACTAGTATTTATATAACCTTAAGTCATACTAAAGAAAATGCGATAGCACAGGTTGTGTTTGGAGGGGAGTAA
- a CDS encoding OmpA family protein gives MARKKKKHHHEEHISEAWLIPYADILTLLLALFIVLYASSQVDQKKIEQIAQSFSMAFNSGQPALLQSQSNQPDVQMDVRKSDQAYLQETTQLMDVKNKIDKYIAENKLEDSLKTDLTEDGLLLRIKEKALYPSGSANLLPESLAIGTQIAKILVGISQKVIVSGHSDNVPINTYEFPTNWDLSSKRSVNFMRYLLSQANLDPAKFSATAYGQYQPIVANTTEEGRAQNRRVEVLISRSFKQNNIQSIM, from the coding sequence ATGGCTAGAAAGAAAAAGAAGCATCATCACGAAGAACATATTTCTGAAGCTTGGCTGATTCCTTATGCTGATATTTTAACACTATTGTTGGCGTTATTTATTGTACTGTATGCCTCATCTCAAGTTGACCAAAAGAAAATTGAACAAATTGCGCAATCTTTTAGTATGGCTTTTAATTCAGGGCAACCGGCACTATTGCAAAGTCAATCTAATCAGCCCGATGTACAGATGGATGTTAGGAAATCAGATCAGGCTTATTTACAAGAAACAACGCAATTAATGGATGTAAAAAACAAAATTGATAAATATATCGCTGAAAATAAATTGGAAGATTCACTAAAAACAGACTTAACAGAAGATGGTTTGCTGTTAAGAATTAAAGAAAAAGCATTATATCCTTCTGGTAGTGCTAATTTATTACCGGAGTCACTGGCAATTGGTACGCAAATCGCTAAAATCTTGGTTGGAATATCACAAAAAGTTATTGTTTCGGGACATAGTGATAATGTACCGATTAACACTTATGAGTTTCCGACTAACTGGGATTTAAGCTCTAAGAGATCTGTTAACTTTATGAGATATCTTCTTTCACAAGCTAACCTTGATCCGGCTAAATTTAGTGCAACTGCGTATGGTCAGTATCAGCCGATTGTTGCTAATACTACAGAAGAGGGTAGAGCGCAAAATCGACGAGTTGAGGTTTTGATATCTCGTAGCTTTAAGCAAAATAATATACAATCAATTATGTAG
- the motA gene encoding flagellar motor stator protein MotA, with protein MEKSTLIGVVMGFISIFVGMVIKGAPLSALANPAAFLIIIGGTFACLFTGFTMEQLRILPSLFKKAFRMPNGRPKAELLTLFVELSQTARREGILALESKVSDIADPFLKNGLNMVIDGMDPEFVSDVLDAEVEGMEQRHNDGAAIFIQGGTYAPTLGVLGAVVGLIAALGNLTDIDKLGASIAAAFVATLLGIFTGYVIWLPFANKLKMLSKIEVTEKRMIIEGILSLQAGDSPIAIEAKLMVFIPQSERDKLKKDKASGE; from the coding sequence TTGGAAAAGTCAACACTCATAGGCGTTGTGATGGGGTTTATTTCGATTTTTGTAGGGATGGTAATTAAAGGTGCTCCGTTATCAGCACTGGCTAATCCGGCAGCATTTTTGATAATAATTGGTGGTACATTTGCATGTTTATTTACAGGCTTTACGATGGAACAATTAAGAATTTTACCATCGCTTTTTAAAAAAGCATTTAGAATGCCCAATGGTAGACCGAAAGCCGAATTATTGACATTGTTCGTAGAATTATCACAAACAGCACGACGTGAAGGGATTCTGGCCTTAGAAAGTAAAGTTTCTGATATTGCTGATCCGTTTTTGAAAAATGGTCTGAATATGGTTATTGATGGTATGGATCCGGAGTTTGTGAGTGATGTTCTTGATGCAGAAGTTGAAGGGATGGAACAACGTCATAACGATGGTGCGGCTATATTTATCCAAGGTGGTACTTATGCACCGACATTAGGGGTTTTGGGAGCCGTTGTGGGACTTATTGCTGCCTTGGGTAATTTGACTGATATTGATAAATTGGGAGCTTCGATTGCGGCAGCGTTCGTTGCAACATTACTTGGTATTTTTACTGGTTATGTTATTTGGTTGCCATTTGCTAATAAACTGAAAATGTTATCAAAGATTGAAGTAACTGAAAAAAGAATGATTATTGAAGGCATTTTGTCTCTGCAAGCCGGTGACTCACCGATTGCTATCGAAGCTAAGTTAATGGTATTTATTCCACAAAGTGAACGCGATAAATTGAAAAAAGATAAAGCGTCGGGGGAATAA